One window from the genome of Rudanella lutea DSM 19387 encodes:
- a CDS encoding FecCD family ABC transporter permease: MLTNVEPIRTKSITSTPIRSRSRGWWLNGTLSLLLGLVVVWSVGVGAVSIPIPNVLAILLKQIGWTVTAVEPQQEAVLMVIRLPRVLLGVLVGAVLGISGAAMQGLFRNPLADPGLIGISSGASLFAVLTIVFQVKLMPMLTGQAGLYMLSIAAFTGAVVTTGLVYQLSRQGRTVQVTTMLLAGVAVNALSGALTGLLTYVADDAQLRTITFWGLGSLGGANWDMLQVIAPFVALPLLLMPRLAKSLNAFALGESGAEHLGINAGRLKQSVIVLATLGVGVSVAVAGAIGFVGLVIPHLIRLVAGADHRLVLPGSALLGAVVLTGADLLARTMVAPAELPIGIITALIGTPVFLYMLLKKKPTVTA, translated from the coding sequence ATGCTGACCAACGTAGAACCTATCCGAACAAAGTCCATTACGTCCACGCCTATCCGCAGCCGTTCGCGCGGCTGGTGGCTGAACGGTACGTTGAGTTTGCTGCTGGGGCTGGTGGTCGTCTGGTCAGTGGGGGTTGGGGCGGTATCGATACCGATTCCGAACGTGCTGGCTATTCTGCTGAAACAGATTGGCTGGACAGTTACGGCTGTTGAGCCGCAGCAGGAGGCCGTGCTGATGGTTATCCGGCTGCCACGGGTGTTGCTGGGGGTGCTGGTAGGAGCCGTGCTGGGCATATCGGGGGCGGCCATGCAGGGGCTTTTTCGCAATCCGCTGGCCGATCCGGGCCTGATTGGGATTTCGTCGGGGGCTTCGCTGTTTGCCGTCCTGACCATTGTCTTTCAGGTGAAACTGATGCCGATGCTCACCGGGCAGGCCGGTCTGTACATGCTGTCGATAGCCGCCTTCACGGGGGCCGTCGTAACCACGGGGCTGGTTTACCAACTGTCGCGGCAGGGCCGTACAGTGCAGGTAACTACCATGTTGCTGGCAGGTGTGGCGGTCAATGCCCTGTCTGGTGCGCTGACGGGCCTGCTGACCTACGTAGCCGACGACGCCCAGCTCCGTACCATTACGTTCTGGGGGCTGGGCAGTCTGGGTGGGGCCAACTGGGACATGCTTCAGGTGATTGCGCCCTTCGTGGCGTTGCCGCTGCTGCTCATGCCCCGGCTGGCAAAATCGCTGAACGCCTTTGCACTGGGCGAAAGTGGGGCCGAGCACCTGGGTATCAACGCCGGGCGGCTGAAACAGTCGGTGATTGTGCTGGCTACGCTGGGCGTGGGGGTGTCGGTGGCCGTAGCCGGGGCCATTGGCTTTGTGGGGCTGGTTATTCCGCACCTGATTCGGCTCGTGGCCGGGGCCGACCATCGGCTGGTGCTGCCCGGATCGGCCCTGCTGGGGGCTGTTGTCCTGACCGGAGCCGATTTACTGGCCCGAACGATGGTCGCCCCCGCCGAACTACCCATTGGCATCATTACGGCCCTGATTGGTACGCCTGTTTTTCTGTACATGCTCCTCAAGAAAAAACCAACCGTTACTGCCTGA
- a CDS encoding heme ABC transporter ATP-binding protein, which translates to MLEAYHITHQIGRRKLLDDVSLVAKPGELVAIAGANGAGKSTLLKTLSRELNPTKGYVSLDNRSVFQFSAVHLARRRAVLAQQNPLAFHFSVYELVMMGRYPHFDGRPGAEDLAVVDYAMELTGITPMAERAVPTLSGGEQQRVHLAKVLAQLMTADEIANPHGFIQQPKYLLLDEPTTGLDLYYQHALLDIAHEMTRRGYGVVAILHDLNLVMQYADRVLLLNDGQSLASGKPSAVLTSTTIREAFQLSVDVIDQAHIPYPIIVPSRQLHTFSKTA; encoded by the coding sequence ATGCTGGAAGCCTATCACATAACCCATCAAATTGGCCGGAGGAAGCTGCTGGACGACGTGTCGCTGGTGGCTAAACCCGGCGAACTCGTCGCCATTGCCGGAGCCAACGGAGCCGGAAAGTCGACGTTGCTGAAAACCCTGAGCCGGGAGCTAAACCCTACCAAAGGATATGTATCGCTCGATAACCGCTCTGTGTTTCAGTTCAGTGCTGTCCACCTGGCGCGTCGGCGGGCGGTGCTGGCGCAGCAAAATCCACTGGCTTTTCATTTCAGTGTGTATGAACTGGTGATGATGGGCCGTTATCCGCATTTCGACGGGCGACCCGGTGCCGAAGACCTGGCCGTAGTGGACTACGCCATGGAACTAACCGGCATCACGCCCATGGCCGAGCGGGCCGTACCGACGCTGTCGGGCGGGGAGCAGCAGCGGGTACATCTGGCAAAAGTACTGGCCCAACTCATGACGGCCGACGAAATCGCTAATCCACACGGTTTTATCCAACAGCCGAAATACCTGCTTCTCGACGAACCTACCACCGGCCTTGACCTCTATTACCAGCACGCGCTGCTCGACATTGCCCACGAAATGACCCGGCGGGGGTATGGTGTCGTAGCCATCCTGCACGATCTCAATCTGGTGATGCAATATGCCGACCGGGTACTGCTGCTGAACGATGGTCAGTCGCTGGCATCGGGTAAGCCTTCGGCGGTTTTAACCTCAACGACGATTCGGGAAGCCTTTCAATTATCGGTTGATGTCATTGATCAGGCCCATATACCCTATCCCATCATCGTGCCTTCCCGACAACTACACACATTTTCGAAAACTGCTTAA
- a CDS encoding IS3 family transposase, with protein sequence MAESFFKTLKCEMVNHVDFETRHQAKLALFEYIEGWYNLYSSRLNLTNGVQFVSPLLDQKYDDYTG encoded by the coding sequence GTGGCCGAAAGCTTTTTCAAAACACTGAAATGTGAGATGGTTAATCATGTTGATTTTGAAACACGTCACCAGGCGAAGTTGGCTCTATTTGAATATATTGAGGGTTGGTATAATCTGTATTCGTCAAGACTTAATCTGACAAATGGTGTACAATTTGTTTCACCTTTATTAGATCAAAAGTACGATGACTACACAGGATAA
- the cas6e gene encoding type I-E CRISPR-associated protein Cas6/Cse3/CasE produces MYLSKLILNPRCRDARRDVGSPYELHRTLARAFDTEPGTDYRCKHGVLFRLEPMAYAQALPTVLVQSATQPDWNELPETYLLQPAHTKPVSVSLAVGQTLAFRLVANPTKKEKREGKRQGRRVALTEYDVDEAAGMEPSDGAVGVVATPARIWLGRKGEQHGFRVLYATSDDFWLGRAASGRAAAGVKPDLTDKQRLPHYGVRFDGLLQVTDPALLAEALRQGIGPAKAFGFGLLSLAQPQ; encoded by the coding sequence ATGTACCTGTCTAAACTCATCCTGAACCCCCGCTGCCGCGATGCTCGGCGCGATGTAGGGTCGCCCTACGAGTTGCACCGCACCTTGGCGCGGGCATTCGACACCGAGCCGGGTACCGACTACCGGTGCAAGCACGGTGTTTTGTTCCGGCTCGAACCGATGGCCTACGCGCAGGCTCTGCCTACGGTGCTGGTCCAGTCGGCTACCCAGCCCGACTGGAACGAATTACCCGAAACCTATCTTCTCCAGCCCGCCCACACCAAACCGGTGAGCGTTTCGCTGGCAGTGGGGCAAACACTGGCGTTTCGGCTGGTGGCTAACCCAACCAAAAAAGAAAAGCGAGAGGGTAAGCGGCAGGGCAGGCGCGTAGCTCTGACCGAATACGACGTAGATGAGGCTGCGGGAATGGAGCCGTCCGATGGAGCCGTTGGCGTGGTGGCAACGCCCGCCCGTATCTGGTTGGGTCGCAAAGGCGAACAACATGGATTCCGGGTACTCTACGCTACATCAGACGATTTCTGGTTGGGTCGGGCCGCGTCAGGTCGGGCCGCGGCAGGTGTGAAGCCCGACCTGACGGACAAACAGCGGCTTCCGCACTACGGAGTTCGGTTTGATGGGTTGTTGCAAGTGACCGACCCCGCTCTGCTCGCCGAAGCGCTTCGGCAAGGCATTGGACCGGCTAAAGCCTTCGGGTTTGGGTTGCTCTCGCTGGCTCAACCCCAGTAA
- the cas5e gene encoding type I-E CRISPR-associated protein Cas5/CasD, giving the protein MSHTLLMRLAGPMQSWGVSSRFGIRETLSEPSKSGVIGLLCAALGWDRAAETHPIAGQARTLAELSALPLGVRVVREGVVRRDYHTAQNVLRAKAKLRPGKPVSDSDLQETVLSERYYLSDAYFLVGIESDDVALLQAIDAALAKPFWPLCLGRKAFVPSLPVQYTPETGGNVVNQSVAEALLTARDPLLTRTPKHSGQWVEENTLTRRLILDRPLDRAFSEASGLAETRKAQRTDVPLSFEPRRFAPREITIYTALDHVPV; this is encoded by the coding sequence ATGAGCCATACACTCCTTATGCGGTTGGCGGGGCCCATGCAGTCGTGGGGCGTCAGTAGCCGCTTCGGCATTCGGGAAACCCTTTCGGAGCCATCAAAGAGCGGGGTCATTGGGCTGCTCTGTGCGGCTCTCGGCTGGGACCGTGCCGCCGAAACGCACCCCATTGCTGGCCAGGCCCGTACGTTAGCTGAATTGTCGGCGTTGCCTTTGGGCGTTCGGGTAGTACGCGAGGGCGTTGTCCGGCGCGACTATCATACCGCCCAGAACGTACTACGGGCCAAAGCTAAACTACGCCCCGGCAAGCCGGTGTCGGACAGCGATTTGCAGGAAACCGTATTGTCAGAGCGTTACTACCTCAGTGATGCGTATTTTCTAGTCGGTATTGAGAGCGACGACGTAGCCTTGTTGCAAGCCATCGACGCAGCTCTGGCCAAACCCTTCTGGCCGCTTTGCTTAGGTCGGAAAGCCTTTGTACCCAGCCTGCCGGTACAATACACGCCCGAAACAGGTGGAAATGTGGTTAATCAGTCGGTAGCCGAAGCCCTGCTCACCGCCCGTGATCCGCTGCTGACCCGTACGCCCAAACATAGCGGGCAATGGGTTGAGGAAAACACCCTCACACGCCGGCTGATTCTGGATCGTCCCCTCGACCGGGCCTTCTCGGAGGCTTCGGGACTGGCCGAAACGCGCAAAGCCCAGCGCACCGACGTGCCGCTGTCGTTTGAACCTCGCCGATTTGCACCCCGTGAGATAACTATCTATACCGCCCTTGATCATGTACCTGTCTAA
- a CDS encoding heme/hemin ABC transporter substrate-binding protein: MTRTLRFTYYLLIVSGLLSMPIMGTAQSAPKPPRIVSLNGTVTEILCALGLQAQLVGTDVTSTYPAAIEKLPKVGHNRNIGAEAVLALQPTIVVGTKTNGGMDVKPEVIQQFGQAGVKTLFFDQTHSAEGAKKLIREVAAAFGQSAKAPALIRKIDADLANLRKPSRPQKVLFIYARGTGNMMVAGRNTPVEKMIQLAGGVNAVTDFDNFKPLTAEALIAANPDVLLLFTSGLESMGGINGLLKVPGVAQTTAGRNRHVIEMDGQLLTGFSPRLGLAVQELNQKLSPDLTLNK; encoded by the coding sequence ATGACCCGAACACTTCGTTTCACATACTACCTGCTGATTGTTAGCGGATTGCTCAGTATGCCCATTATGGGCACGGCACAATCGGCACCGAAACCGCCCCGCATTGTATCCCTCAACGGCACTGTCACGGAAATTCTTTGTGCGCTCGGATTACAGGCGCAACTGGTCGGCACCGACGTAACGAGTACGTATCCGGCCGCGATAGAAAAGCTCCCGAAAGTAGGTCACAATCGCAACATCGGTGCCGAGGCCGTACTGGCGCTGCAACCCACCATTGTGGTGGGCACCAAAACCAACGGCGGGATGGACGTAAAGCCTGAAGTGATTCAACAGTTCGGGCAGGCAGGTGTGAAAACCCTCTTTTTTGACCAAACCCACTCCGCCGAAGGGGCTAAAAAGCTGATTCGGGAAGTAGCCGCAGCCTTTGGGCAATCGGCCAAAGCTCCGGCGCTCATCCGTAAAATTGACGCGGATCTGGCAAACCTCCGCAAGCCGTCGCGACCGCAGAAGGTCTTGTTCATCTACGCCCGAGGCACCGGAAATATGATGGTGGCCGGCCGAAATACACCAGTAGAGAAGATGATTCAACTGGCCGGGGGCGTCAATGCGGTAACGGACTTCGACAACTTCAAACCGCTGACGGCCGAAGCGCTCATTGCCGCCAATCCGGACGTACTGCTGCTGTTTACGAGCGGACTGGAAAGCATGGGCGGGATCAACGGTCTGCTGAAAGTGCCGGGCGTTGCCCAAACAACGGCCGGTCGCAACCGCCACGTCATCGAAATGGACGGACAACTGCTTACGGGCTTTAGCCCCCGGCTTGGGCTGGCGGTGCAGGAATTGAATCAGAAATTGTCTCCAGACCTAACCCTTAACAAGTAA
- a CDS encoding helix-turn-helix domain-containing protein, whose protein sequence is MKLTLQIPDTNGRLTELPATPFNGCYEPDNALITVALPLGEAGIQAVTLRPGVLLVWGSYTVGQPTRLLCRGDEPAVGLHFVQAGEMTLHGPKTDARLNVAANRHTVWFDAGTEFSMTVGPPQPSRVLSVYLQPDVFGQLVGYPSLGVPEETDVAEPLSCRPITAAMQTVLEQITGCGLSGAVRRLFLEAKVMELLALQQEQLKASLATSPPAESHPDADRLQEARRLLEERFDNPPTLSELSRLVGMNEFKLKKEFKALYKETVYGWVLNYRLEHAYDLLKTGRYSVSEVAYTVGYQHPAHFTTAFRKKFGLAPREVDISGAQ, encoded by the coding sequence ATGAAGCTTACCCTACAGATTCCGGACACGAATGGACGCCTGACCGAATTGCCCGCCACTCCCTTCAATGGCTGTTATGAGCCGGATAACGCCCTGATAACCGTTGCGTTGCCTCTGGGAGAGGCCGGGATTCAGGCCGTTACCCTACGGCCGGGGGTATTGCTGGTATGGGGGAGTTATACGGTTGGGCAACCAACGCGTTTGTTGTGTAGAGGAGATGAGCCTGCCGTTGGACTACATTTTGTGCAGGCCGGGGAGATGACGCTGCACGGACCGAAGACAGACGCCCGACTGAACGTAGCCGCAAACAGACACACGGTATGGTTCGATGCCGGGACGGAATTCAGCATGACGGTTGGCCCACCGCAGCCTTCACGCGTGTTGTCGGTTTATCTGCAACCGGATGTTTTTGGTCAGCTGGTTGGGTATCCGTCACTGGGCGTACCGGAAGAAACGGATGTAGCAGAACCGCTGTCCTGTCGGCCCATCACGGCGGCCATGCAAACGGTGCTGGAGCAGATTACCGGCTGTGGGTTGTCGGGGGCGGTTCGGCGGTTATTTCTGGAGGCCAAAGTGATGGAGTTGCTGGCCCTGCAACAGGAACAGTTGAAGGCCTCTCTGGCTACCTCGCCCCCGGCCGAAAGTCACCCGGATGCCGACCGGCTACAGGAGGCCCGTCGGTTGTTAGAGGAGCGGTTCGACAACCCGCCCACGCTGAGCGAGTTAAGCCGACTGGTAGGCATGAATGAGTTTAAGCTCAAGAAAGAATTTAAGGCGCTGTACAAGGAAACCGTGTACGGCTGGGTACTGAACTACCGGCTGGAACATGCCTACGACCTGCTGAAAACAGGGCGGTATTCCGTTAGTGAGGTAGCCTATACGGTGGGGTATCAACACCCGGCCCATTTTACAACGGCTTTTCGAAAGAAATTCGGATTAGCTCCTCGTGAAGTAGATATTTCTGGTGCTCAATAG
- a CDS encoding helix-turn-helix domain-containing protein: MEYGKKIRQFRERRGLSQEYMATKLDISQNAYYKLETGETRLKVDTLKQISDILEVNPAELMLEETEKYKFSQSNNTVTTANSLAIYQQNFDEERRVWQELDRSRLTTIETQQLVIEAQKMMIEKLSRKGE, from the coding sequence ATGGAGTACGGAAAAAAGATTCGGCAGTTTAGAGAGCGGAGAGGGCTCTCTCAAGAGTACATGGCTACCAAACTTGATATATCGCAGAATGCCTACTATAAATTGGAAACCGGGGAAACCCGTTTAAAAGTGGATACGCTTAAGCAGATCTCAGACATTCTTGAGGTCAATCCGGCGGAACTTATGCTGGAAGAAACCGAAAAGTATAAGTTCAGCCAGTCGAATAACACTGTAACCACCGCCAATAGCTTAGCGATCTATCAGCAAAATTTCGATGAGGAGCGACGAGTGTGGCAAGAATTAGATCGAAGTCGATTAACGACTATCGAGACTCAGCAACTTGTCATTGAAGCTCAAAAAATGATGATTGAAAAACTGAGTCGGAAAGGGGAGTAG